A single Pseudomonas sp. DC1.2 DNA region contains:
- a CDS encoding LysR family transcriptional regulator — MRRKIPSTTALISFEAAARHESFTKAAQELSLTQGAICRQIASLEDFLSVELFRRSRRGVKLTEAGLSYSRRVATQLDAVERDTLSVMGQQGANVIELAVVPTFGTQWLLPRLKDFQHKHPEVTVNLTNRTRPFLFADTEFDAAIYFGDADWSGTESHRLMGENPMPVCSPALLKQMTTLTATDIAELPLLQQTTRPYAWRQWFNAQSLNVPRDMTGPRYELFSMLAQAAMHDMGVALIPPFLIQRELTEKRLVIANPQALSSIKAYYLIIPERKVASASLRAFRDWLVSQAQGYSREL; from the coding sequence ATGCGCAGGAAAATCCCCAGCACAACTGCCCTGATCAGTTTTGAAGCTGCCGCACGTCACGAGAGCTTTACCAAGGCCGCTCAGGAACTTTCGCTCACCCAAGGAGCGATCTGCAGACAGATCGCCAGTCTTGAAGATTTTCTGAGTGTCGAATTGTTCCGACGCTCAAGACGTGGCGTTAAGCTCACAGAAGCAGGGCTTTCCTACAGCCGGAGGGTAGCCACACAACTCGACGCGGTTGAACGGGACACCCTGTCAGTCATGGGCCAACAAGGGGCCAACGTTATCGAACTGGCGGTCGTACCGACCTTCGGCACACAGTGGCTGCTGCCTCGCCTCAAGGACTTCCAACACAAACACCCGGAAGTGACCGTCAACCTTACCAACCGCACAAGGCCGTTTCTGTTCGCCGATACCGAGTTCGATGCCGCGATCTATTTCGGTGATGCGGACTGGTCGGGTACCGAATCCCACCGATTGATGGGTGAGAATCCGATGCCGGTGTGCAGCCCCGCCCTACTGAAGCAAATGACAACCCTGACAGCCACTGACATCGCTGAACTGCCACTGCTACAACAAACTACCCGTCCTTACGCTTGGCGCCAATGGTTCAATGCGCAGAGCCTGAATGTCCCCCGCGACATGACAGGCCCACGCTACGAGCTATTCTCCATGCTCGCCCAGGCGGCCATGCACGACATGGGCGTCGCACTGATCCCACCGTTCCTGATTCAACGTGAACTGACGGAGAAGCGCTTAGTGATTGCCAACCCTCAGGCACTTTCCAGCATCAAGGCCTATTACCTGATAATTCCAGAACGAAAGGTAGCGTCAGCCTCTTTGCGGGCATTTCGCGATTGGCTGGTTAGTCAAGCACAGGGCTACAGCCGCGAATTATAA